The region gaacttgtggtcaatttgcaaaagaagaatgcaaaaatggattgttctacaaaggagaagatgatttctgccctcattggtgtatggtttcgcgatgaagaaatgaagaatatttgtgtgaaattagtggaatccatgcgaaatcatctcagagctgttattaggaacaagggaggccacatagattactgagttatgtcttagatcctttttttatcccatttgagtgtttttgcataagtaattacgttgttcggattaatttgcacgctactgtattacaAAACATAACGGAAATGCGAAAATGCAATGTCAAACCTTGATAACTTAGTCGTTGACTCTTGTCAGCTGGTCTCCAGGTAAATGttgacatttttaaatatttaatttgtgaatttaagTTCTTCAGAGAGACTTgcgaattttgttcattttctctATTAGTAACTCTCATTATTCCTTATTGTGGCATCTATTATCAAGAGTTGGGAACAGACAAATGGTGGCAATATTGTTGTACCTTCAACCACCTTTATTCATGAACTAAGGACACGAGACATACAGGGAACCACCGTGTTTCTCTCCTTGTCCGAAGGAAACCGCGCTTgcaatattttatacataaaaaaaccattactcTTAGCCTAGACAGTAATGGAGTGCATTGTACGGGGCCGGCTTTTCAAAAAGCGTTAAACAGCCTGCTGTCTCTTTGGCTTGGAATCAGACGTTCCTGGTTGTCGCTTTCACAGCGGCGCCGGATGCGGTTGTAGCAAATTGTCTCCGCTGAGAAACTTGGAAGTGAGTTGCGATGGGCATGAACCCAGACTCGCCGACGCCACCGCACCTTCCAGTACGACGCCTCGTGATCCAGGAACATTTTCCAATCTTCTGCTCCAGTTCCCGCGCGCTCAGCAACCTCCGCTGACAGATAGCTTCCCATCAGGTGTACCAACATTCCGCAATAAATTTGAACATGCTTGATGCGTTCCTGTTTCATTTCTTGTGAGTAACATAATCAGTCACGTGGCCACCAACCCAGGAGGAATGCTTAATAttgatgtaattttaaatgttgacGACTTCGTATATGAAACCGACCTTCAGAGATCGCTGTTGCGACTTTAAAGAATGCACGTTCTCGACCGTTTTTTTCGAATCAGTTTTTCGGCAACCTGGTTTCCTAAAGTCTGTTTTTCCTAATTGTACCTTTTTCCAAAACAGCTATTCGTAACACACATTTTACCGAAATAAAATGTGTCCATTAACCGTTATTTCCTCATGAGAATTTATGAAAGTGCAACAATACTTTGTTGCTGCTTACATTATTGTTTCGAGATAAACAGTTTTGTGTTTTATTCACCTAGTCACTTACAAAGAAAAATAGGTACGCAGGGAGCCTACATTAGTTAGGCCTATACtggaaaggagaaaagaaattgcTAATAAGTTGATTAAATAAGATCTAGAAGGCAGGAAAAGTTTACTGCGAATACATACGACTTCGACAAAGGAATGTTCCGCGAGACCCATCACCAAGCTGACGAACTCCCATTCCGATCTCTTCCTCTGAACAGAGACAcaacaagtaaaacaaaatatgcagtggcgccaacttatatgagctcgtgcccacccaataatttgtcgtgttatttattattattattattattattattattattattattattattattattattattatttatgagattcatttattttaacttaaaatcaAGTGTTTGAGCTCATccaatgttttccaaaagttggcgccactgcgtGCAGCCCAAGACCAACCAGAACTTTTTCCATAACTAGTGATGTCGGTTTTATTGGTTTTAAACCAGAATGctgtttaaaatagtttttatcaCGTTTTGTTGGTTTAATtggttttattatcgaattaaaaatattcttgacacaaatattaataataaaaatgagagtacaaacagataataataataataataataataataataataataataacgtaactCTTAGTTTTCTACTTctcaaaattaaatacttttgaGCTAGAAAAACTGAAAGTAAATTTTCTTCACAATACATGCTACAAatgtaatatacttacttactggcttttaaggaacccggaggttcattgccgccctcacataagcccgccattggtccctatcctgagcaagattaatccagtccctaccatcatatcccacctccctcaaatccattttaatattatcttcccatctacgtctcggcctccccaaaggtcttttcccctctggcctcccaactaacactctatatgcatttctggattcgcccatacgtgctacatgccctgcccatctcaaacgtctggatttaatgttcctaattatgtcaggtgaagaatacaatgcgtgcagctctgcgttgtgtaactttctccattctcctgtaacttcatccctcttagctccaaatatcccattccgaggcttattgttaggtttcgtaacaagctgtacaAATATAATACAGCAACACTAATAGTAAGcgaaataaaacttaaaaatcatGTTTaccttttctcttgttattttgAAAACCACCATGCTTAGTTATAAACTGGTTAAGAAATATCATCTTCCTCATTTCTTGTTGCTGCACTAATCTTCCTCAGTAGTTGCTTCATCAGATATTGTAGGCTCTGGATTCACTGTTCAGAACTAGCGAACTTAAGATTCCATCTTACCATTACAAGTTTCTCCAACCTTTCAGGACACAGCCTATTTCTGAGTTCTGTATGAATGTTGCCATGAGCGACCAGTTTCTTTCGCATGCAGCCGTAGAAGtggtacatttaatattctcgaaGCCCTTCCACCACAGACTGCTGTTTCAAAATGATTCCAAATGCTTGAACGAGGTCTCATTGTACTTACACAGTACAGTATCACGGCACACTGGTTACGAACTACAAGCGCGCACTGAACTGATCCATCATCCAACGATCAGCAGCATACAGAAGTAAAACGCCCGGATGTGTATGCAAAATGGATGGCGTATATGATGTTTGGATTGCATTCAATAAATCCAATTAATCATAGTAAACAGGGTTTTAAACCCATAAAAACCCATGTATATGGAATTCAGCggattaaaacagtttttttgcatCACTAGTTATAGTACTAATATCTATACGACGTTCGACAAATCAGACTTCCGGTTCGGTAGTTACTGGGACACACAATATGTAGTTAGACGTCACAGGAAcactattattatataaaatgacaaaatatcaAGTGTACGTAGTTCATGGTAATGTATCACTATTCAATGCATCACACTATACAACCAAACTTGTACGTTAACACTGCTTGTTATAACTCCAGCCTGCTTCAATGTTTCACGTTAGCTCTCAATGCTGCTGTTCTCCACATTTTCCATCGCAtgcaaaaatacttacttactggcttttaaggaacccggaggttcattgccgccctcacataagcccgccatggtccctattctgtgcaagattaatccagtctctatcatcatatcccacctccctcaaatccattttaatagtatcttcccatctacgtctcggcctccccaaaggtcttttcccttctagcctcccaactaacactctatatgcatttctgggttcgcccatacgtgctacatgccctgcccatctcaaacgtctggattttatgttcctaattatgtcaggtgaagggtacaatacgtgcagttgtatgttgtgtaactttctccattctcctgtaacttcatcgctcttagccccaaacattttcgtaagcaccttattctcaaaaaccctcaatctctattcctctctcaaagtgagagtccaagtttcacagccatacagaacaaccggtaatataaaaaatactaaattagataaataaaagtTTATTAATCTATACAAAGTAACAAtatcatatatacagggtgttaaaaatggtATAATATTTTGAGAAGTGGTAGCACTCATCACAAGTAAAAGAGTCCAATAAACATGAGTGCTAAAATTAAGTATTTGTACGAAAAACGTACTTTAAAATTCGCGTGTTGGTGACAGGTTAAGACGGTCACACATTCTACCCCGTAGATTAACTGGTTCTCAATATCGGCGTCTATTAGCAAATTAATTGCCCGTCTTGCTGGAGGAAGTGCCACACCACCAATAATGTGCCTTATGTGTGACGCCCATTTCCGTAACAGTGGACGACATCTAACACGGATTGGATTGGCCTGGGAGATTCTGTACCAGATCTCAATCCCTGGACTTTTAGTTATGGGGACGCAACACCCACTGAAGACGTTCTAACGCTAAGGAGCGTCACTTCGACGCCTGTCAGCACACGAGGGATGTTTGGAAGGTTGCGTGATTCCCTAAGGgtaggtacacgttggagcaacgataaacgataaaagaaatgacctagcgacgctttggtattatcgaAGAatgaagtgttcatatcggagcgacgaggacgcgggaagcgaacattttgatttatcagtagaagatattctatgcatccacttaatgaaataagatatataggaaatatcagctgctaggttcaaggttaatataacttaaatacgtacaaaactgaacccgtttctcatcccaaaggtagtataaattcgttgtgttgtgattggttattgtgatcacataatgtatcacgaataaatacacaactgatcaatttgccaatatctacaacaattaatttaatatgccgaaataataataaatcgattaatattcggatatattgataaccaccggtaattatacagattaatattatcttaatcagagatcatatgaacgacaagagcgaagaaaatggtacttttctttttcgtcgcttttatcgtgtatcttcgcttttatcgttactccaatacgcacacctcaatgacaatgcatgcttcaattttctctgatatagcatccctgcttcttttatcgtttatcgtcgctccaattTGTACGTACCCTAAGACGTCGAGCAGAAGGAAGGATATGTTATGAATGGAAGTGAACAAGTGGAAGATTGTTTTTACTTGTTTTGATGAGTTCTACCACCTTTCAAAATATTAGACCATTTTTAACACCCTGCATCATATTAACGTAACAACgcgaataaataaacaacaataattaacattgtattCGATCTTTGTGCAGTGGAATCGGGCTTGATATGCATTGCATTGCCATCTATCACCAGTAGCCTAAAACTTCATTGAATGCAGCGCTAACGGCGATGAGAAGAACTACCGGCAGTTGCAGAGCTGGTGTATGAATGGTTGCGTAGTTGCAAGGCGGTGAATGAGGCGATAAAGTCCGACACGCACAGACCTCGGTGCTGTACACCCCTTTGTAATGGGTTAGACATCCCTCCTTCATAGCCCCCTCGCCCTGCACGGAGATCTTGGTGCAGATGTGGGACACGTTCACCACTGAAACAAAAACTGCAGCAATTCCCGACAACATTCTATGCCAAACATTGCCATAGCATTGTTTTATATAAGGCGTTTTATCAATAGGGTTATTCAAGATGGAAATTATTTGTTGGCGATAAATGACCGAAATATTTAGGTTGGAGCTATCTGTCAAGGACAGGGCTGCTTAAATCTACGACGCACGCGGAAAATACAGCTTCATTTTCCATGCTACGAATTACGCCGCCCTTTGAACTCCACCGCCCCTTTGTGTTCAGCGACTAGCATGGGAACACACAACATGGGGAACGTGCGGTAATGACTAAAGCAATACCTTTATATAACAATCATCATCATGGTCATGTAGGTACAGTACTTTCAGACGTTAGGAGACAGATCTGGagtgagttaaggctggttcacaataaaccggaaacgagaatcggaacgataacgaaaacggtaaaattgttaaaatatatacatttaaatgtgagcattcacaattaatgaaaagcttgccggagcccgggatcgagaacggagagttggccaagtttcaactttggcgttcacgtttccgatcacagcccactagattcattctattgccatctaaaagctatttcgtcgtcatatattttgtagcaagaagaccgtgacataacctatgcattattttgttctgtgctgtgcatcatggagcaagttttttttttttacgagattctaatattgagtgttgaggaaaatcctcacgtttaggataagcggcgcgcctcgtataaagatgagaaaatgaaggagaatacgtggcttttaatagctgcatctttgaacaccgatcggaagcgaatcatattttattactctaCTGGTGTATTAcatactacatattcatgcttcaattcaataactactgttgtgttcatttttgttctattacaaatgtttcttctctaattattttacgttatggtagacttaaaataggttgtgataataaagatgcatgggcatatttatagtaccgtacctaataaaatgtttcagttgaaatttcgaagttgattaacctgtgtttatgttggctgccttgtactcatgagagaacgccattggtcaattatacacaaataacatcagaatgcgtaatatcgactttacatatcgttattgacatgcatatcgatatgcatagtcgtctacgttctcggtttattgtgaatcaaaaattttcatattcacgtcctctgcttctcgttttcattctggttctcgttcccggtttattgtgaaccagcctttagactaCGCAAGGAACTGAATTTTGTCCGACGATAATTGCGCGACGTAAAGAGAGGAATAAAGTACCAAATGGATAAATGTTTCCTCTTCTCGACAGAACATTTTCTTTGGATTAATTAGTTGCGTTTCCAAAGAAACCGAAGCAATGAAATGAGACACAAACGTTATTTGCGGAATGTAAATGCTTTCAATAATATCACAAAAGTGTAATAATCGTTATTAGAAAGCTTGGGTTTCGCATTACGACGACCTCACTGTCTGAGGAAGGGGATAAGACATGTACGCGTATTTTAAATAGGTATGGCCATTCGCCAGATATTATGCTCTAGGGATTATTCTATGTTTTCTAcagaatgtattaattaattaatgattgaatgaattaattaattaatctaccAAATATTACATTGTTGTGGCATTATTTTAGGAATCTTACCCTCCTTGTCGTAGTAGTTGATCCACTTGGCGCAGACAGAACTTCGATCCAGACGACACGTGAAGTTCTCTCTCAGAGTAGCGTTGTGCCACAGTTCGGAGTAGATGGGAGCTGTGAGCGTACAAAATTaacgtaattattaattaattataagcaTTTAGTTGCGTTccttcacatacatacatacatacatacatacatacatacatacatacatacatacatacatacatacatacatgtgtgtGACGGTAGCAATAACGTCAATTCAAACAGGCATGCAATACTAAACTGAAAGCAGTCAACTCACAAAGAATTATTTCGATTCTCCTGTGCTTGGCAGTAAAATCATCGCCGACCCGAAATATTACATCCCTCgatgtaataattttctttcatCACCGTTCTAGTAATTCTTCTCTACAGGGAGTAATGGCAATCAGAACATTCGAGAATCTTGAGAATCTCTGACGTAGGTATTGATTCCTTTAAATGCAGGGCAGCAACGTTAAGCGTTTGGCAGCATGTACGGTACATTTGACGAATTTGTGTAAGAAAACTATTACATCTAGGGATGTCATATTTCGCAAAAACAtccatatctctttctctattctAATTGTATAGCAAATATAACGAAAATTACAAATTGTTAGATGAATTTTCCTGATTTTCCGTCCAATTTCACACGACACACACTTGGACAAACTCATCTGCCGTTCTGCTAGCAGTGCAGGAACATTCTTGCTTACGTCACGCGCACAGAGCGTAGCTAATATAATttaacgaaattatttttttacaggagCACTTCTTTATGCAACacgaaaattaaaattgatataatGTTTTCAGAGAGAAAGGAACCTATTGATATTTTTATGTAGTTGTTTTCCGTGCTACTGTGATCATAaactacagttgtagtacatttaggtttGTCAAGAATATACtgtctgatatttttttgttttatatttatgtgaattatatatatatatatatatatatatatatatatatataattcacataaatataaaacacacatgatcacagtagcaacttcagtccaaggctttataacaaaataatagctAAATTAATTACCAAATATGCAATTTtctaatgctccttattaaaaaaaaagaattaaaaattgctgtttagagagaaaatttaaagtgcaTATTGATATTCGTCTTCCGTTTCTGTGATTATTTATCGAATGAAATCAAATTATTAACGAGGCAATACACCGGCACCTGAGTTGCTAATAATCACTAAATGTGTCACTGAAGAACCAACCCATCTCAATTGTACGCACAACTTGTCACACGCTGGGCTCGTGTCGCCTAAAGTCCTGCATAATTCCAACAGGGGAATCATAGACTTGCCTGGCGTGTTGCACCGCATTTTAATGGACTGAATGACGCGGGCTTCATATCATTCACTGCGGGGTACAAACGGCAGATGTCGGCTTAGTGGAACCAAACATGATCCAGATGAAGaagcaatttaaaaatataatcccTGCGgtttttatattcaaatttaaaataatctatGTGTGGTTAACTTTTATTTTCGAGATGAAAAATCTAGTTATCGGTAGCCACGTGAAGCTATCTGCACGTGACAAATAGGCAAAGAGGCATTCTGCATGATAACAATACTCtataatagtcatcataatcatcattttaCCTTTATAAACAATGTTATAGCCTATAGAATACGATGAGTTGTGGAATCGCAACCAACATATCCACGACAACAGAGGCGCGAAGCAAAAGTAGttatgtgtataataataataataataataattattattattattattattattattattattatttatttaatctggcagagctaaggccagtaggccttctcttccgcccagccagactctaattctaattaaatacatttgcttacatcgttattacattaatatctagaccataaaacaacatgaaaataaataacgaaaattggataactaatgttagtgtgacaataataaacattggtaagaaatagttataataataataataataataatagtaacaataataataataatagtaataataataatagtaataataataataataataatagtaataataataagataatttagatatttatctgtgatatatatatataaaaccattaaactaAAATCAATggcgatctggactcaatctggacatggacacggaaattccgacttaaactaaatccagaaaaatcacagtcaatcattatgggccattcacgtttgttaagcactattaccataccaaatttgtccccgattaaaatatacggcaccgaaattccgttcagcgaatcagtaaagaatctaggtatttatatggataaaagtttaaattggaacattcaagtttcagaaacctgcaaaaaagtattctcattaatccactcgtttagacgattgaagaattttctacccttttccatgaaaaaaatgttagtgcaaacactcgtgatgccccacttcgattactgtgatattctgcttactgacctaagcgttacttcggcgcagagactacaacgtgttcataatatgtgcgtccgtttcgtctgcaatattcgccgggcgaatgtgtgtgtatgtatgtatttattcacactgtaaatgggtgtatacccggtggtagtgataactaattacactcaataatgacaataataaacacaactaataaaaaacaataattaataataataataataataataataataaaataataataatgagcatcctaaatta is a window of Periplaneta americana isolate PAMFEO1 chromosome 12, P.americana_PAMFEO1_priV1, whole genome shotgun sequence DNA encoding:
- the LOC138710001 gene encoding uncharacterized protein, whose translation is MSALVCLLGLLGAWPGSRGQLDGYCFSFTWLGPVFQNTSEEPNNTLCNEVTTSPCVLPLVNSAPIYSELWHNATLRENFTCRLDRSSVCAKWINYYDKEVVNVSHICTKISVQGEGAMKEGCLTHYKGVYSTEVCACRTLSPHSPPCNYATIHTPALQLPVVLLIAVSAAFNEVLGYW